The following nucleotide sequence is from Scyliorhinus torazame isolate Kashiwa2021f chromosome 4, sScyTor2.1, whole genome shotgun sequence.
ACCAAAAAGTAGCTACAATATTATTTATTTTCTTAATAAAAGTTAACAAAGCCACTGTTAAGCAGAAAACATACAGCTTGAATATGCTTACATTCTTCAGGGCTCTAAGAATactacttcctcatttttttccaaCTTCCATTAAACTGCTTCTTTTGCATGCAATGATTCTTTAACTGACAGTTATCCTTTGATGATTTAATCTAATAAATAGGTGCACTGCCCTCCATTCCCCCCAGCTTCCCACTCATGGCCTTGTTTATGCCTCCAGTACTCATAAGAGCGATGGCATTAGTTGAGTATGTGACACGGCAAAAAAGCTGTATTCAGCACATTTCATGCCATCACTTCACTGGTGCAAACCTATATATAGATCGGAACAAAATGCACTCCAGATGGCATTAACCTAGATTTCTATCTGTGCTTTTTTTTTGTTCAGTCAATAAAATATCACACCTGTGCATCATTCCTTGGAGAAAATGATCAGAGTGCAATTGAGAGAAATTTTAGAAAATGACAATTGGAGCAATTGTTAGCACCTGACACCAAGAAAAATAACATTGAAAAACAGAAATTCCATAAGAACACTAGATTAGGAAGGGACTGTGCTACTATCCTCTTTATATCGTTACAAGTGACCAGACAAAAAGTCtcattttttttgtgaagtacaagAAACAAGCTGCCACTTTGCACTTTAAAATATCTATAGATACTTAATCCATGCCTGAGTTTGGTTTTGTAACTTAATTTTATTTAAATGTATATTTTTCAAAGAAAATATTCGGATAAAATTGGTTGCTTGAGAACTGTGGAAATTTATGTTTCCCACTTTGCCCTAGAAATTCAAATGGTCAACTTTGGTGGAGAACGTAGGCTTCAGGTAGATTTTGGAACTACTAAAAAGAGGAATGTCTGTGAACATGAAAGAGACGAGCTGATTTCTAAAAGTCATGGTTTTTGGTTCCATTTTGTTACAAAAAGAAGCAACTGGTCAGGACTTAAGGAGGTTTCCACCGCCTTATTGACCAAGATCCTGTGCGTGAACTCTTGCCATATTTTGTTAGACTTGTCCGATTTCTTCTCCCACCAAGAAAACAAAGGCAAGGCTTAGGTTTTAGTAACTGTCCGCAATCCAGTTTCTCTGGAACATCAGGCTGTACAAATTCTACAGCCGGGAGTGTTATTGCGGTCACAGTATTTAACAAACTTCCTGCTGTTTGAGACTGAAGGAAGACTGGTAGTTAGCATTCATCAATGCTCCGAAGCAAACGGGCATGTTCCTAGATGCCAATAGGTACAAGCCTGTTACCAAGTCGTTCTGCCAAATTGTTGATAAAATATTCAAATGGTTTAAATCCACATGTGATAATAAATTTGGAGATTATAAACATTAACTCTCCACATATTTCGCTTCTCTATTTTGCTCTATCAAGATAATGCCATTAAACCTTCCACCGGACCTTGTGTAAAGTTGATCTTCCAATCATACCTAAATTAGCGAGAGAAGAATTTTCAAACTATTCCACAGCACAAGCACCAAGGGAAGATGTTCTCAAGTGTGAATGCCTCACATCTGACATGCATCTGAATTGTGAGTGAAAAgaactggagagagtgaagtgttcCTACTGTCACCTATTCTGTTCAGATGGAAATCACTGCACATGAAAGGCAGACAAATGTTAGGACTCTGTGATGCTGCAAGGCTCATTCATGCTGAGAAGCTGAACAAATGAGTTGGACTTTCTCTGGCACGCAATTTTCTAGCATAACCCCAGTGCAACAACCCCTCACGAAAAGTCCCAGGACACTCATGCACTATTATCAAGTGGTGCTCAGCATTCAAAGGATATTACACTTTACTACAGGATTGGGGAATCTAACCGACTAGTTTGCTAAAGAATGCCGGGTTGCCAGTGCAATGATTGATATTTACAGTTCCACATTGCACGATTGCTTCcgcagtgttgtctgtgtgtgcaTGGAGCTCGCTGCAATGACATCTCTTCAATTCAAACTCCCAAATTTGACGGACCCATATCTTTAATATAGCCTTAATAATTATTTCAGTCCAGAAGTTAAGTTCATACCGGCCACGAGTTTTGAAATATTCCAAAGCGgcggactttaaaaaaaaagaaatgtgatgTTGCTGTCTCCACCCCGCAAATGTGCACCCGGCAAAGAATCAGTTGTCAAGGCGGCACTTCACAGTGCTCAGATGCTGTGCCACTCGGAGGGAAGCCTGCGGCAACATCAATAAGAGGCAATCTCCGTACAGTCTTCCCTCCTTTCAAAATAACAAaaatgaggagggggtggagaggacCCTTGATCTTTGTGGATCCAGATGTTTCCAAAGCCCAGGGTTTCAGAGGCAGACAGGCTGCCGACCAGCTTTCATCCCCAAACTCCTCAGAACCCAATGTGACCCGTCAGACCAACAAGCGAGCAGAGAAAACAAACATAAACTGCTGTGTCCAGGTGTTACTTGACCTTGCTAAGTTCGGGGAAGGTACATCGacttatttaccccccccccccccctccggttatAAGCGCCTTTCCCATTCAGTGGCTGGAATCTGATTGAGGTTATTGGAAGTGAGAAGAATGCATTGAACCAGTGGGTTGCTTTGTGATACTGCACCGCCTGGGGACCGATTACAAAACTTCCAGTTGGTGAAAAAGCCCCATGTTTCGCTACAGCGTTTGTTGCATTGCTTGGATCGTTATTTTGTTTCATTTCAGCTTATGGAATGGCAAAACGGTTACTGTAGCAATTAATCCCCTCTCCCCGCCATAATACACTGAAGGGCTTAAATCCCCAGTGAGTTTTAAGAAGTGTTCCTATTATTACAGCAAGGTTTGGGGAAAGAGAGAAAGGGCTTCAATCCTTTCCAAATGCGCTCTCTATTTTGGCACCACCACCCAGCGGGTCacgaaccgggagagagagagatcacacacacacaaacaccactgcACATAGAGCACTTCTCACTGAGAATCAAACCTTTTTTTTGTCACTGTTGGGTTTCCACTTTCGGGGGAGTGGGAAAGGCAGCGTTAAGCCGGTCGGTCCGAGTGGATGGGTCACCATGCATAGCTATTACAAAGAATGAATAGTAAATTAAATCCAAAACAGACCGTCTTTAAGTCTCAAACAAGTCAATTTTCTCTTACGCATCCGAATTCGAGCTAAGGTTTGTCAATCTGGGGTCCGAGTTAATCTCGTATCTGTAATGATAGCCTTCCATATGGTCTCGACAGGCATCCCTGACATTATAAAGCCACTTTTTTATGCCTTTTCTGTTCAGGTACAGGACAAACATGAAAATCACCCCGATCAGGGCCAGGACGATCCCGAGGAAGACGTAAGAAGTTTGCAGCACGCTCTCCATGTCTCCCCGCACGGTGCACTTCAGGTCGGAGTGTTTGAGCTGGAGGATGGGCTTATTCCTCAGGCTCTCGGGCGAGGCGCACAAGAGACTCTCTCTGTCCACCACTTTCTGGGTGCTTTGCAGCCACGTTAGCAACTCCTCGATGCCGCAGTCGCAGTCGAAAGGGTTGTCCCGGAGTTTGATGCTGATGTTGGGCTGAGAGGCCAGCTCACTCAGGGTGCTGTTGCCCAGCCGCTTGAGCGCGTTGGAGCTGAGGTCCAGAGTCCGCAGGGTGAGGTTGCGgaaagtctccctgagctccacgatGGAGTTGTTCCTGAGCTCCAGGTGCTGCAGGCTGGGCAGGCGGGAGAAGGTGCGGGCCGGCAGGTAGAATAGGTCGTTCTCGGCCAGCTGCAGCTGGCGCAGGTTGCTCAGGCTGCCGCTCTGCAGGGACTCGGAGAGCTGCTCCACCACCGAGCCGTTCAGCAGAGCCCGGCTCAGGTTGAGCTCCTGCAGGCTGAGAGGGGCAGCGCCGAAAGCTGCCGCCTGCAGCCTGGAGATGCGGTTGTTGCTGAGGTCCAGTTGCTGCAGCTTGGGCAGAGAGGCGAAGACCAGCGAGTCCACCGCCCGGATCCTGTTGCCGCTCAGGCTGAGGGTGAGCAGCTGCTGGAGGGACTGGCCGAAAGCGCCGCTCTCCAGCCTGGAGATGTTGTTGCCGGTGATGAAGAGAGTCCTCACGCTGGCCGGGATGCCGCTCGGGATGCTGCTCAGCTCCCGGTTCACACACTTCACTGTCTTAGCCGGCTCCGAGCACTCGCAGGAGCTGGGGCAGGAGCTCAGAGCCCGGCCCGAGGCCAGGAGCAGTGCTAGCGAGATTGCACCCAACACAGCCCGGCGCCCCAGCCCGGGGCAGCGGCACAAAGTTAGCGGCAGCCCGCAGCAGCCACACATGTTCAGCCAAcctcctctctccacagggagagggctgggggaagCAACAGCAAACAAACAGGAGCGACTGGCAGTCCGGATCCTCCCTTCAGTTCACTCTCACTCAATCcatcaatccccccctctctctctgtaaatcAACTTGGCGCCTCCACTTTCTCTGGGCTCTGTGAGAATCACCGCCCTGCTGCAAGTTTTACTCTCCTGCTTGTTGTTTGCAGCTCTTCCGGGTGATGAGGATGGAGGGGCTCGCCTTACACTTTTCCTCTCTCTCAGATTGTTTCAGATCTCGCAGAGGAATATATCACAACACAGGAAACTAAAATCCAATCGGCGTCCCAGAACAGCCCGCCCACAGCCCCTTCTCCCAGTCCCTCCTCTAACTTTCCACACACACCCACTTTCAAAGTGTTTCTCCCGCAGGCGCtgggagcgagagaggaagtgagtgtCTGGCctgtgcacccccccctcccagctcccgAACACACCCAGGGTGTGGGCAGGACTACTGGAAGCAGGCAGGGGCTGCTGCTGACTGACACCACCTCCTCTTCCCATGGGCTTTGGGGCCGGAAGCAGAGGGCACATTTCTCTTGCGTTGATCAGGAGGGAGGGGAGAAAAAAAAAGGTTTAATCAGTTCGCCAAATGCTTCATTTAATACaagtgaacggggggggggggggggtcaccatccACTGGACTCGCCgggcaccccctcctcctcctcccgccttTTAAACAGCCGAAAAGAAAACCTTTATTAAACAGCACAAAAAAGGAAAGAAAACTGACTTTAAAAAAACAGCCTAAAGTCGGGAAATACCCGCCCTCGAAATCAATTGGTCCAATGAGTTGGGTTAACACATAGTAACGAGGAGCTGATAAATAATCCTCCTGATATCTCACTACCCTCTGCTTTATGAACATAACATTGTTACAAATAATATGCATTCGTGTGTTATATTTTCTTCAGGCATTAGGCTAACCGGAATGGGTGTGGGTTTCGTCAATATAAGCGATTATAAAGACACTTCTCCATGACAGAAACCACTGGACATTTCCAAGCCACTGAACCAATGGTTTGAGCGGCTCCGGCTGTTTGGCGGGATCTTTCCGACCCCATCACCAAGTCAAACATCCACCTTTCTCCGCGTGGGGTTTGTTCAGAGGTCTGtctgcacgcaccctccccacgtcTCTCtggttctgccccagtccttcaagTTGTCCCTTCAAGACTCGTTTGGTTTTCGTTTTCCGAACCCCTCATTGGATCAGGGCCATTGGCCACAAATACCTCAAAGTGTGAGGGGGCAATCTTCTCGCGGTCCTGTCAACATTTACTGATGTGTTCTCGTGTGGAACTGGGAGAAATTGTGGACTATCGCTTGCAGAGTGTATGTAACAGCTGAAGGGACGATCGGGGCTGTGACTGGACCACGCACTGTTACCCGGCTGGAGTGGAGAATTATTCGGAAAGGCGCCGATTAAGTGTACGTTTGGATGGGAGCGATTGGAAAGAATAATTTCGCGCGGTTAAAACACCGACCTGActacatttgaaaaaaaaaaggctCTGCTTTTGATGCTGAATGGGCAGGGGAACTTCGGCAACAACTTTCGAACGTGCGTTTGGCCATTAACAGTTGGATTTTCCAGACTCCCGCTAAAGTGGCAGGGGGCAGCCAGAGCTGGCGGGAGTCCGGCCATTTGCACACAGCTCACTGCGCTGACAGCTGAGCCAGGTGTGGTTCCCAGACAGGGTCTGGTTAAAATATTGGGACTGCTGCTATTGTGACAAATCCCTCTGAACAAGAGCTCGCcagctggtgctggagggagggaagCAAATTCCTGCAATATTTTAGACACCGCTCCAGTTTAATTTTCGCATTGCCCAAAGCTCTAAGCAAATTATATTTTGAAAAGAGGAGGAGAAAAAAAAAATCCGCCGCCCGCAGGAAGATTTCTGCTGCTCTGGGAATGTGTAACATGCTTGTTAGCAAAAACGGAAACCCTTGGGAGGCTGACAGCACGGATTGCGAATTGGCTAAAGGACAGAGAGCAGGGTTGATGGTGAATGTGCAGGGGGGTCGGGGTCAGCATAAGGATCACTTTTGTCATATTAATTGTCCGAATTGAATTTATGAAGGGCACAATTACAAAGTTTGCAGATAACATACAGCTCAGAAATGTTAACAAGGAGGACGATAGGAATAGACggagatcgcttattgtcacaagtaggcttcaaatgaagttactgtgaaaagcccctagtcgccacattctggcgcctttcGGGGAGGATggaaagggaattgaacccgcgctgctggcctgctttagtctgctttaaaagccagcgatttagccctgtgctaaaccagccccaatggacccacacatggcagatgaaattttacACAGGAAGATGTGAAATGATACATTTTGATCGCTCCGTGAATAAGGACAGGCAATATAAGCTGAATGGTACAATTTGAAAAATAGTGCAGAAGCACAGAGACTTGGGAAGGGTGCTTGCACGCATACCCGTGAAGGTGAGAAGACAAGTTCAGAAGgattgggctttataaatagaggtgaCACTCATAATAAATGGAGTACAAATGCAAGGGGAATATGCTCAACCTTCAATCAATGCCGGCCTTGGATGACgttttctcagtgtctgcgtgggtttcctccgggtgctccgatttcctccaacagtccaaagatgtgcaggtttggtggggttgcagGGGGAGTGGGCATAAgaaagatgctctttcagagggtgggtgcagactcgatgggccgaatggcccccttctgcacagtagggattctatggaaatataAGAATCTtttttgtcaaaagtaggcttacattaacactggaatgatgttactgtggaaagcccctaggcgctacattccggtgcctgttcgggtacactgggggagaattcagaatgtccaattcacctgacaggcatgactttcgggacttgtgggaggaaaccggagcaccaggaggaaacccacgcagacacagggagagcgtgcagactccacacagacagtgacccaaactgggaatcaaacctgggaccctggtgctgtaaagtaactgtgttactgtgccaccccATATACATAAAATGTATCGCACTTTAGAACTCCATACAAATCAAATCCCactgactctcttcccatagcgctGAATCTTCTTCTGCTTCAGAGTTTCACTTGATTTTCGCCTAACGTGTGCAATGCTTTTTACGTCAATCACTGCCCATGGCAAAACATTCCATGTTTCAGCACTAACATCTGAAAATCCATAAACACTACATCTACCCTCTTTATCTATCCAACCACCCACTTCTTCAAATAACTTcattaaatttgtcaaacacaactTGTTTTCAACAAATCTGTTCTGACTGTCCTCGATCCAAGTCTTTTCCATCTATGAATCCATGCGTTCTAAATACTAACTCAGTCAATCTTGATTTAGGGggaagcagggtggcgcagtgggttagcatggcgccgaggtcccagattcaatcccagctctgggtcactgcccgtgtggagtttgcatatcctccccgtgtcagcatgggtttcgcccccacaacccaaagatgtgcagggtaggtggattggcgatgctaaattgccccttaattggaaaaaatgaattgagtactctaaaaaaaaaatttttttaaatcttgACTTATGATTCTAAGAGTTCACCCTGTTCCTTCTTTCACAAgaacactttccatcaggattctGCATTACAAAATCCAATCCAGGTTTCCCAAATGACTCTTGCAAATCAAGTTTCCGTTCTCCTTTTAACAACAAATCCAGTATCCAGGTTTTATGCCTCTCCTTCAGGATATCTTTGTTATGACTTGCTGTACAATTGTTTATAATTGCTGTAACTCCCGACTCCAAGGttctattaaaatggcatcaaacgtTTGATTCACCTCTAAAGTCTGCTTTAATTCTGGTCACTGCAAccatctctttaactcagaacactttgttcacttttcccttgaattctcctgaaatataccttggtctctgttctcttaactttagTCTTCCGAACACATTCTCCCTGTCATAACTCCTTGGTTATCTGTACTGCATCTGGTTCTTTGGGAAGTTTTcctctttgcagctcccttgtTCTGTTCAGGTTCCCCTGGCTGTGTTGAGAGATGTTCAATCCCCAGTGTCCTTATTCAATTGCCAACAAATTCAGCTGAAAACTAAACCTAAAAGCCTTCCGACCTTAaaagggcctccagttgctaagcaaaggTTGCTACTTCTGCCGAcatttatttactcttcatgcagtaaccctctctaagcacaatagaagcacagtttgaATTCAACACATCCCaatacatacaaacacctttgtccagcatgaatctaactataggttttaccttttCTTCCACTgaagcattaaattaaacccatataaaactatactttatttctaatgtttaccaatacatatAAAATCCCATATAAAcaactttgttttcctaacaatccAAAGTTCTGTCTACCTGTCTTCTTATTTCCACCATAATTTATAATAAAACAATGCAACATGAAttgtttgagagaagaaggttgagaggagatttgatagagatgtttgaGTCAGAAATGCTGAGTGAATAATCCATCCTGGAATTTTTctcaggtccccagcatcacaatagccagtcttcagccaatttgattccctCAAGGGACAGTTGAGTGCACTGAATACATCAAAGGCTATGagtcctgacaacattccagctatAGTGCTGAAGATTTGTGCTCAGGAACTAACTGTttttctagccaagctgttccatctCAGCTACAAAACAGGCAGCTACCTGACAATTTGAAACATTGCCCAGGTACGCCTTGTCCCCTAAAAAGGAAGATAAatccagtctactctcaatcatctacaaagtgatggaaggtgtcatcaacagtgttatcaagcagcatttacttgTCAATAACTTGTTCAACAATgcttaatttgcgttcagaaccattcaacactagatgtcattacagcattggtccaaacaaatggggaggcagtggtgtcgtggtattgtcgctggattactaatccagagaACCAGAGTCATACTCcggggacccaagttcaaatcctgccacggcagatagtgaaatttgaattccataaaaatctggaattaaaagcctaaagatgaccattgtcaattgtcgtaaaatgctatctggttcactaatgccctttagggaaggcaatccgatgtcctcacctggtctggcctacatgtgactccagatccacagcaatgtggttgactcttaaatgccctcagggatgggcaataaatgctgtcccagccagcgaTGCTTAcaacccatgaacacatttttaaaaaagttgtATTTTAGAGGTGAGAGTGGTTGCGTTTAATATAAATGCAGCATTTGAGAGTGTGGCATTAAGGAGGACTAATAATAATGAAGACGAAGGGAATCAGAGGGAAACTCCATTAGCTGGAGTCATATCTAGCATAAAAGAAAGATGACTATTGTTATTGGAGGACAATTTTCTCAGTCCTAGGACATCATTACAGGATTCCCCTCGCTTCCCGCTGTTGGGCAAACATCTCTCTGATTTAAAGTGCTGACAAGAGAGATACTGGCCACGGGGAGAAAGAGAGTCAAGTCTGATTCAGCATTATAGAGAAGCCCGGAGTGTGGGGCTGTGTTTTTTCAAtttacattcttcctgtgtttgtgtctgtatgAAACCGacctggggggagcggggggcagaGCATTTGTTTTTTAAAGAAATAAGTTAAGGTGGATAGCtcaaccgtcttcagctgcttgATCAATAACTTCATCATAAGAACAAAAGTGGAGATGTTTGATGATTCTACAATGATCAGTACAATTCACAcctcctcagaaaatgaagcagtccCTACGTGCATGAAGCAAGATCAGGACAACATTCTGACTTGGGCTGATAAAGTGGCAACATTTGTGCGACACAAGtgctagacagtgaccatctccaacatgtgAGAATCTAATTACCTCCCTTTGACGTTAAATAGGTTTATCATTAATTAATTTGCCACCATTAACATCCTGGAGATCACCATTGATGAGAAACTTAATTGgaccagccatttaaatactgcggctacaagaggaGGTGCGAATTCTGAAGCAAGTTACTGATCTTCTATCTccttcaaagcctgtccacaatctacaaggcacaagtcaggatagaATAcattccacttgtctggatgaatgtagctccaacaaTGTTCAGGAAACATAGAATcaaagattccctacagtgcagaaggaggccattcggcccattgagtcagcacagaCCCTACGAAAGAGCACTCTTGGCTGAATCCCCTGCCCTTgtgacctcacctaacctgcacatctttgggctgtgggaagaaaccggagctcccggaggaaacccacgcagacacagggagaaagtcaaATCGCCACACTGCCAGTTACCTGaagtcaggatcgaacccgggtccctgtcgctgtgagacagcagtactttAAAAGTACCTTCTAAACCGGTGCCCTGTACGACTAGAAGGATAAGAACAGTAGACACATGAGAGCACCTACAAGTTTCCCTACAAGTCACACAACACTGTATCACCATTCCAAAGGCTGACATCATTGAAGACCCTTGACTGATGCTCCATTCCCCCATTTTtgttgttaaatttagagtactcaattctttttcaaccaattaaggggcaatgtagagtagccaattcacctaccctgcacatctttgggttgtgggggtgagacccacgcagacacgggaagaatgcgcaaactccacacggactgtgacccggggctgggatcgaacctgggtcctcggtgccgtgaggcatcagtgctaaccactgcgctatcatGCCGCTCATCATTCCCCCATCTTAAACAGTCACATCCCCGATCACTGATATGCCGCAACAACTGCACTGCACTCACTATGGCTCCTTTAAAAGTACCTTCTAAACCAGTGCCCTGTACGACTAGAAGGATAAGAACAGTAGACACATGAGAGCACCTACAAGTTTCCctacaagtcacacaccatcctgactttgaactatattGGCCTTCATTCCTGATCATTGGGTCAAAACTCTTTTTTTAACAGCATTTTGGGAGTACCGACACCAGATGGATTGCAACGCTTAAATTTGGCAGCTGaacgccatcttctcaagggcaattggggatgggcaataagtctTTACTTGTCGATGATGCCAACATCTCATGAATGtgtaaaaaaaaattctaaatTGTGTTTCTGTGTGgagataacaaaacaacagccttgAATTAATAGGTGATTCAGATATGTGAAAAGTTTAGTTAGTTCAGTTTATAATTGATAACTGGCAGTTTTGGCAAAGATTTATGGATGTTACACAACCTATCCTTCAGAGTCACTGTAAGAAGG
It contains:
- the tpbg gene encoding trophoblast glycoprotein gives rise to the protein MCGCCGLPLTLCRCPGLGRRAVLGAISLALLLASGRALSSCPSSCECSEPAKTVKCVNRELSSIPSGIPASVRTLFITGNNISRLESGAFGQSLQQLLTLSLSGNRIRAVDSLVFASLPKLQQLDLSNNRISRLQAAAFGAAPLSLQELNLSRALLNGSVVEQLSESLQSGSLSNLRQLQLAENDLFYLPARTFSRLPSLQHLELRNNSIVELRETFRNLTLRTLDLSSNALKRLGNSTLSELASQPNISIKLRDNPFDCDCGIEELLTWLQSTQKVVDRESLLCASPESLRNKPILQLKHSDLKCTVRGDMESVLQTSYVFLGIVLALIGVIFMFVLYLNRKGIKKWLYNVRDACRDHMEGYHYRYEINSDPRLTNLSSNSDA